The following proteins are co-located in the Clostridiales bacterium genome:
- a CDS encoding sugar phosphate isomerase/epimerase, with product MQIGIFAKTFTRTSVEEVFAAIQREGLTQTQFNMACIGLTSMPDTISQDMTDRVRKASIKYGVAIAAVSGTFNMIHPDFSQRQIGLKRLAELAKSCLPMGTSVITLCTGTRNETSMWKKHPDNDLPEAWHDLCVTMGAALQIAEDHKITLAIEPEVSNVINSTGKARKLLDEMQSPNLKIIMDGANLFHAGEAEKMTSILNNAFELLADDIVIAHAKDLAKDGEEPEFVAAGKGLLDYRTYLNLLKDCGFQGPLILHGLSEAQVPESLAFLRKQLELLETEE from the coding sequence ATGCAGATAGGGATATTTGCCAAAACATTTACCCGTACAAGTGTTGAAGAAGTATTTGCAGCAATACAGCGTGAGGGTTTGACACAGACACAGTTTAACATGGCATGCATTGGGCTTACCTCGATGCCGGATACCATTTCACAGGATATGACAGATCGCGTTCGAAAGGCTTCCATAAAATACGGTGTTGCAATCGCTGCTGTTTCAGGAACCTTCAATATGATTCATCCTGATTTTAGCCAGCGCCAGATCGGACTCAAGCGTCTTGCCGAACTGGCTAAGTCATGTTTGCCAATGGGAACCTCGGTGATTACGTTATGCACCGGAACGCGCAATGAAACCAGTATGTGGAAGAAACATCCGGACAATGATTTGCCTGAAGCCTGGCATGATCTGTGTGTGACCATGGGTGCAGCCTTGCAGATTGCCGAGGATCACAAGATTACGTTAGCAATTGAACCAGAGGTCTCCAACGTGATCAACAGCACAGGCAAGGCAAGAAAGCTCCTTGATGAAATGCAGTCGCCAAATCTGAAAATCATCATGGACGGTGCCAATTTGTTTCATGCCGGAGAAGCAGAAAAAATGACCTCAATCTTAAACAATGCCTTTGAATTGCTGGCGGATGATATCGTGATTGCCCACGCCAAAGATCTTGCAAAAGATGGAGAGGAACCAGAATTTGTAGCTGCAGGAAAAGGTCTGCTGGATTACAGGACGTATCTGAACTTATTAAAGGATTGCGGCTTTCAGGGACCCCTGATCCTTCATGGTCTTTCGGAAGCTCAGGTTCCTGAAAGTTTGGCATTTCTCCGGAAACAGCTCGAACTGCTGGAAACGGAGGAATAA
- a CDS encoding alpha/beta hydrolase — MVFRKLRFLKVWHFSGNSSNCWKRRNKCMAYFIHEGIRFHYIDLGEGTPFVFQHGLGGSTEQIQNIFIPPAGIRLLSFDFRGHGETNELGPEEKLGFETFGSDLAAFLDHLNLEKAIVGGISMGAAVSLNFVLRYPSRTTGSVFSRPAWLDQPMNPEIRDLFREVARLICEMEPQIGRYLFATYEPYMELARESPAAAQSFLGYFDYAYAKTTAAKYLAMPADQPCLDRRLWQNIKTPVLVMANGMDPVHPIEYGKALADEILQAEFRELTPKTIDSNRHVKDVQRYLETFLKQYEIKQ, encoded by the coding sequence ATGGTCTTTCGGAAGCTCAGGTTCCTGAAAGTTTGGCATTTCTCCGGAAACAGCTCGAACTGCTGGAAACGGAGGAATAAGTGCATGGCCTATTTCATTCATGAGGGCATTCGGTTTCATTACATTGATCTTGGGGAAGGCACTCCCTTCGTCTTTCAACATGGCTTGGGGGGGAGCACGGAACAAATTCAAAATATCTTTATTCCTCCCGCGGGCATACGGCTTCTCAGCTTCGATTTTCGAGGTCATGGTGAAACAAATGAGCTTGGGCCAGAGGAAAAACTCGGTTTTGAAACCTTTGGCAGTGATTTGGCAGCATTTCTGGACCATCTCAATTTGGAGAAAGCAATTGTTGGAGGCATTTCCATGGGCGCGGCAGTGTCATTAAATTTCGTTCTGCGTTATCCCAGCCGAACCACAGGCAGTGTATTTTCACGGCCAGCCTGGCTGGATCAGCCCATGAATCCGGAAATCAGAGATCTGTTTCGTGAGGTTGCCAGACTGATTTGTGAAATGGAGCCGCAGATTGGCCGCTATCTGTTTGCAACATATGAACCTTACATGGAGCTGGCACGGGAATCACCCGCTGCGGCACAATCCTTTCTTGGGTATTTTGATTATGCGTATGCCAAAACCACTGCCGCCAAGTATCTGGCAATGCCTGCAGACCAGCCATGTCTGGATCGGCGCTTATGGCAGAATATAAAAACTCCGGTTCTGGTTATGGCAAACGGGATGGACCCAGTACATCCAATCGAATACGGAAAGGCACTGGCGGATGAAATACTTCAGGCAGAATTCAGAGAACTGACACCGAAAACGATTGATAGTAATCGGCATGTAAAAGACGTACAACGGTATTTAGAAACATTTTTGAAGCAGTACGAAATTAAGCAATAG
- a CDS encoding sugar ABC transporter ATP-binding protein — protein MSNLESTSLLEMKGITKQFPGTLALDDVQLQVRCGEVHALMGENGAGKSTLMKIAAGQLKADRGEILFDGKPVCFENPAEAIGAGVSMIYQELNPILHMTIAENIFLNREPTRFYRLLVDRKKMNQEAAAILEKYGMNVSPQVKMIELTIAQMQMVEIIKAVTFNAKIVIMDEPTSSLDADETENLFRTIEELKQRGISIIYISHRMEEITRISDRVTVFRDGRYIGTRDIAEINRPALIKMMVGRELSDVFDKVPAQHGEVVLKVEGLTRKGVFREISFEVRAGEILGFSGLVGAGRSEIMKSIFGLDPYDAGEITWCGQPLTIRNTAEAIAHGIAMVTEDRKKYGLVLCRSLYENIGLPNLKKQQRSLLINHKANNAKISEYAKKLSVKASSLSVEAVSLSGGNQQKVILAKWMMAAPKLMILDEPTRGIDIGAKHEIYKLMCQFAAEGMAIIMISSEMEEVIGMSDRILVVHEGRINGEFHRSEMREGINLQEMILNKALGGDK, from the coding sequence ATGTCCAACCTTGAAAGTACATCTTTGCTGGAAATGAAAGGAATCACAAAGCAGTTTCCGGGCACTTTGGCATTGGATGATGTTCAGCTTCAGGTTCGGTGCGGTGAGGTTCATGCTTTGATGGGGGAGAACGGAGCAGGAAAGTCAACCTTGATGAAAATTGCCGCGGGGCAATTGAAAGCAGACAGGGGAGAGATTCTATTTGACGGAAAACCAGTTTGTTTTGAAAATCCTGCAGAGGCAATTGGTGCCGGTGTCAGCATGATTTACCAGGAGCTAAATCCAATTTTACATATGACCATTGCAGAAAATATTTTCCTCAATCGTGAGCCTACCCGGTTTTACAGGTTACTGGTTGATCGGAAGAAGATGAATCAGGAAGCAGCCGCTATTCTGGAAAAGTATGGCATGAACGTCAGCCCCCAGGTCAAAATGATTGAATTAACCATAGCACAGATGCAGATGGTAGAAATCATCAAAGCGGTAACGTTCAATGCCAAAATCGTCATTATGGATGAACCGACTTCTTCTCTGGACGCAGATGAGACGGAAAATCTGTTTCGAACTATAGAAGAATTAAAACAGCGGGGCATCAGCATCATCTATATTTCCCACCGCATGGAGGAAATCACGAGGATAAGCGATCGGGTGACGGTTTTTAGAGATGGCAGGTATATCGGTACCAGAGATATTGCGGAAATCAATCGCCCGGCACTCATCAAAATGATGGTGGGCCGTGAGCTGTCTGATGTCTTTGACAAGGTTCCGGCGCAGCATGGGGAAGTTGTTTTGAAAGTCGAAGGACTGACACGAAAAGGTGTATTCCGGGAGATCAGTTTTGAAGTCAGGGCGGGTGAGATCCTTGGCTTCTCCGGTTTGGTCGGCGCAGGACGAAGTGAGATTATGAAATCCATCTTTGGCCTTGATCCATATGACGCCGGTGAAATCACATGGTGCGGTCAGCCGCTAACCATACGGAACACTGCAGAAGCAATTGCTCATGGAATTGCCATGGTCACAGAAGACAGGAAAAAGTATGGTCTGGTGCTTTGCCGCAGCTTATACGAGAATATTGGCTTGCCAAACTTAAAGAAGCAGCAGCGCAGCCTGCTTATCAACCATAAAGCAAACAATGCGAAAATTTCAGAGTATGCAAAGAAATTATCCGTCAAGGCATCCAGCCTCTCTGTTGAAGCAGTAAGCCTCTCCGGCGGGAATCAGCAAAAAGTAATCCTCGCCAAATGGATGATGGCAGCACCCAAACTAATGATTCTTGATGAACCGACCCGAGGGATTGACATCGGTGCCAAACATGAAATTTATAAGTTGATGTGCCAATTCGCCGCAGAAGGCATGGCAATTATCATGATTTCATCAGAGATGGAAGAAGTAATCGGGATGAGCGATCGGATTCTGGTCGTTCATGAGGGGAGGATCAATGGTGAATTCCATCGATCTGAAATGCGTGAGGGAATCAATTTGCAGGAAATGATATTAAACAAGGCACTCGGAGGTGACAAATGA
- a CDS encoding ABC transporter permease — protein sequence MSMQAKQTEQSFDLALFTRKYGILMILAFMIVFLLIASPTFRTLQNTINVLNQISINGIIAIGMTFIIISGGIDLSIGSMIAVASVVTGAVLAANPSNVVFAVALASAACGLIGLFNGYIISKFDMFPFVVTLGTQLIFRGVAYVISDGKSYVLTSNAFKEIGQGKLLGVIPYSIIVLISIAFIGLVLLSRTKYGQYVYAIGGNLHTAVASGVNVFKIKLLTYMMMGVFTGIAGVILTSRVNAGQPSIGVGYELDAIAAVVIGGSSLNGGIGTIPGTVIGILMIGVINNGMNLMGVSSFYQQIVKGFIILGAVILDIMISRRKSK from the coding sequence ATGAGTATGCAAGCAAAACAGACAGAGCAGTCTTTCGATTTGGCGTTATTCACCAGAAAATACGGGATTCTGATGATCCTGGCTTTTATGATTGTCTTTCTGCTGATCGCAAGCCCTACCTTTCGGACATTGCAGAACACCATCAATGTTCTGAACCAGATCAGTATTAACGGAATCATTGCCATCGGCATGACGTTCATCATCATCAGCGGCGGAATTGATTTGTCCATTGGCTCGATGATCGCGGTTGCCTCTGTTGTAACTGGTGCTGTGTTGGCTGCGAATCCAAGTAATGTCGTCTTTGCAGTGGCTTTGGCATCTGCCGCATGTGGATTAATCGGATTATTTAACGGATACATCATTTCCAAATTTGATATGTTTCCCTTTGTGGTGACACTTGGTACACAGCTGATTTTCAGGGGAGTCGCTTATGTGATCAGTGACGGCAAATCGTACGTTTTAACGAGCAACGCATTTAAGGAGATCGGGCAAGGCAAGTTATTGGGTGTGATTCCGTATTCCATCATTGTCCTGATCAGCATTGCCTTCATTGGGCTTGTTTTGCTCAGCCGCACGAAATATGGACAGTATGTATATGCCATTGGCGGCAATCTACATACTGCTGTGGCTTCCGGTGTGAATGTATTTAAAATCAAGCTGCTTACTTATATGATGATGGGGGTCTTCACCGGAATTGCCGGTGTCATTTTGACCTCCCGGGTCAATGCCGGGCAACCGTCCATTGGAGTGGGTTATGAGCTGGATGCCATTGCAGCGGTTGTAATCGGGGGCTCCAGTTTGAATGGGGGAATCGGAACCATACCCGGAACTGTCATAGGGATTCTTATGATTGGCGTAATCAATAACGGAATGAATTTGATGGGCGTCTCATCATTTTATCAGCAGATCGTAAAGGGGTTTATTATACTGGGGGCTGTTATTTTGGATATTATGATTAGCCGCCGTAAAAGCAAATGA
- a CDS encoding sugar ABC transporter substrate-binding protein codes for MKKLRVGRRMTRKLTTVLLVLAMTLSLLSGCGASGEAGGEAAKDDRAVKIGILQKSRSDQYQILLNAAQDTALAELKSSGKIANFLQVDADTDVQKQLNQADDMIAMGVSVIIMSPVDANGCAPIVDKCKEAGIPIVIVNSKTSNVEDATAFVGSNDVEAGEIMGNFIADQLGGKGNAKGNVLQLEGDIGNSAQIDRDQGLKNTIYKEAGVTVLESLSGKWLREEAMRITEDWLQKYPDISAIAAENDNMGMGALNAVINAGRKDDIVIVSVDAIEDAKLSVQAGELDATVLQDANGQGTGSVDVAFKIARGEAYEKNTNIPFVLITKDNVDQYL; via the coding sequence ATGAAGAAGTTAAGGGTAGGAAGAAGAATGACGAGAAAATTAACCACCGTATTATTAGTACTGGCCATGACCCTCTCGCTCTTATCCGGGTGCGGCGCCAGTGGGGAGGCAGGTGGCGAAGCAGCAAAGGATGACAGAGCGGTTAAAATTGGCATCCTTCAGAAATCACGTTCTGACCAGTATCAAATTCTATTAAACGCAGCTCAGGACACCGCATTGGCGGAACTGAAGTCTTCCGGAAAAATTGCGAACTTCTTACAAGTTGACGCTGACACCGATGTTCAAAAGCAGCTCAATCAAGCAGATGATATGATTGCCATGGGTGTCAGTGTCATCATCATGAGCCCGGTGGATGCCAACGGATGCGCTCCAATTGTTGACAAATGCAAGGAAGCGGGCATCCCAATTGTAATCGTTAATTCGAAGACGAGCAATGTGGAGGATGCCACCGCCTTTGTGGGTTCCAATGATGTGGAAGCCGGTGAGATTATGGGTAATTTTATAGCCGATCAATTGGGCGGTAAAGGGAACGCAAAGGGAAACGTCCTGCAATTGGAAGGAGACATCGGCAACTCTGCTCAAATCGATCGTGACCAAGGGTTAAAGAACACGATCTATAAGGAAGCGGGGGTCACAGTCCTTGAGTCATTGAGCGGCAAGTGGCTCCGGGAAGAGGCCATGCGCATCACAGAAGATTGGCTTCAAAAATATCCGGATATCAGTGCAATCGCAGCGGAAAATGATAATATGGGAATGGGCGCGCTGAACGCTGTTATTAACGCCGGACGAAAGGATGATATTGTGATTGTCAGTGTTGATGCTATCGAGGATGCCAAGCTGAGTGTTCAGGCAGGCGAACTTGATGCTACCGTTCTGCAGGATGCAAACGGGCAGGGGACAGGCAGCGTTGATGTTGCATTCAAAATTGCCAGAGGAGAAGCATACGAAAAAAATACAAACATTCCATTTGTGCTGATTACCAAAGACAATGTGGATCAGTATTTATAG
- a CDS encoding response regulator transcription factor yields the protein MIRIAICDDEPQELEQAGSFLKKYAYEHPQYEMKTDFFSVPLEMLTYISENGGFDVLLLDVYLPGILGTDAAQELRKMGDNCQIIFVTTSRDHAIDAFSLNAAHYLVKPYSEKEFFAAFDKVIDNLEKRGGAYIAVKSSDGISRVDLDKLIYSETNNHLQRLYLSDGRTIAVRKSSAEFYELLATDPRFYKCGSTYIINMDYIVELSSKSVGFSTGVKIPILSRKYTDFKRQYMDYVCNR from the coding sequence ATGATTCGCATTGCAATCTGTGATGACGAGCCGCAGGAGCTTGAGCAGGCTGGCAGTTTTCTCAAAAAATACGCTTATGAACATCCGCAATATGAAATGAAAACAGATTTTTTCTCCGTACCGTTAGAAATGCTCACTTATATTTCGGAGAATGGCGGATTTGATGTGCTGCTGCTTGATGTCTATCTGCCGGGTATTCTCGGCACGGATGCGGCGCAGGAGCTGCGAAAAATGGGCGATAACTGTCAGATTATCTTTGTGACCACCTCACGGGACCATGCGATCGATGCTTTTTCGTTAAATGCTGCGCATTATTTGGTGAAACCTTATTCCGAAAAAGAATTCTTTGCGGCATTTGACAAGGTGATCGACAACCTTGAAAAGAGGGGCGGGGCATATATTGCCGTTAAATCATCTGATGGCATCAGCCGCGTTGATCTGGACAAGCTTATCTATTCTGAAACCAATAATCATCTGCAGCGCTTATATCTGTCAGACGGCAGGACGATCGCGGTGCGCAAATCCTCCGCGGAGTTTTATGAGCTGCTCGCTACAGACCCGCGCTTTTACAAATGCGGCAGCACGTATATCATAAATATGGATTATATTGTTGAACTTTCATCCAAGAGCGTTGGTTTTTCTACCGGCGTTAAAATTCCTATCCTCAGCCGAAAATATACAGATTTCAAAAGACAGTACATGGATTACGTTTGTAATCGATGA
- a CDS encoding sensor histidine kinase: MITYTVILLRFLQTAAYIGLFFFFLIKLKEPIRKRIAITVVIYIAVAGGYFAFLLIHGQQIAERLIVPVEIGLCLILLIICSADRWAVSLFVMFTQFNLYLGVCYISDLCASEKSVLVYNTEYLIFRTVLFGALLLCVFKIVRPRFRKLVEILGKEWHLIALLAISFYVLEAVILYWPRFYWYETDYRWYLFASSYLVFFSVYWLIFRSINAIVQKYEGHERESILAQQNKMWEEQLEEQKNAISAARRDRHDLRHHYDTLLAMLAGGKTQEAVSYLNAQTLRTESAVLTNVCQHLAANAILSRWAARARENGIKTEIDARIPANLPMDDVALAGILANSFENAVEGCLRCPEEMERRIVIKIAYSVYNGAGKLHIVFENSCADHIAFESGFPKSQKQGGGTGTRSISYTAEKYNGMVEFTAESNVFRTRVLLHLQGQI; this comes from the coding sequence ATGATTACATATACAGTAATACTTCTGCGTTTTTTGCAGACGGCTGCTTATATCGGCCTATTTTTCTTTTTTCTAATAAAGCTGAAAGAACCGATAAGGAAGCGAATTGCAATCACCGTTGTAATTTATATTGCAGTTGCCGGGGGATATTTTGCCTTTCTACTTATACACGGTCAACAAATCGCAGAACGCCTGATTGTACCCGTCGAAATCGGATTATGTCTGATTTTGCTGATCATTTGCTCCGCGGACAGATGGGCGGTATCGCTTTTTGTCATGTTCACTCAGTTTAATTTATATCTTGGAGTCTGCTATATTTCCGATCTGTGCGCCTCCGAAAAATCTGTACTCGTATACAATACTGAATATTTGATATTCCGCACAGTGCTATTCGGAGCTCTTTTGTTGTGTGTGTTTAAAATTGTTCGCCCTCGCTTTCGCAAGCTGGTTGAGATCCTGGGAAAAGAGTGGCATTTGATTGCTCTTTTGGCCATTTCTTTTTATGTTCTCGAAGCCGTTATTCTTTATTGGCCACGTTTCTACTGGTATGAAACGGACTACCGATGGTATCTGTTTGCAAGCTCATATCTGGTGTTTTTCAGCGTTTACTGGTTGATTTTTCGATCGATCAATGCCATTGTGCAAAAGTATGAGGGGCATGAGCGGGAAAGCATCCTTGCTCAGCAAAACAAGATGTGGGAGGAGCAGTTAGAGGAGCAGAAAAATGCCATTAGCGCTGCCCGTCGTGATCGCCATGATCTTCGTCATCATTACGATACGCTCTTAGCAATGCTTGCGGGTGGCAAAACACAGGAAGCGGTTTCCTACTTGAATGCTCAGACGCTGAGAACAGAAAGCGCGGTTCTTACCAATGTGTGTCAGCACCTTGCAGCAAATGCCATCTTGTCAAGATGGGCGGCGAGGGCAAGGGAGAACGGCATTAAAACCGAAATCGACGCAAGGATTCCTGCGAATCTCCCGATGGATGATGTTGCGCTGGCCGGCATTTTAGCCAATTCCTTTGAAAATGCCGTGGAGGGCTGCTTGCGCTGTCCTGAAGAAATGGAGAGACGGATTGTTATAAAGATTGCATATTCCGTTTATAACGGAGCCGGAAAGCTTCACATTGTTTTTGAAAACTCATGCGCTGATCATATTGCCTTTGAAAGCGGTTTCCCAAAATCTCAGAAGCAAGGCGGCGGGACCGGGACAAGGAGTATCAGTTACACCGCTGAAAAGTACAATGGTATGGTGGAATTTACTGCTGAAAGCAATGTTTTCAGGACGCGCGTTCTGCTCCACTTGCAGGGACAAATCTAA
- a CDS encoding phospholipid methyltransferase has protein sequence MNGALLLIPLLLIRFGLLGVLDKDGLKRAAYFAPLVGMEKAAYWVYQISNTVFFVYLFFLKIRSDSDWFYTGIAVYGFGILLCTASVLAFAKPAENGINRNGFYRISRNPMYVAFFVYFLGCVLLTRSLLLLAILLVFQFSAHWIILSEERWCIKKFGVAYRNYMSRVRRYL, from the coding sequence ATGAACGGAGCTCTTTTATTAATTCCATTGCTGCTGATCAGGTTCGGCCTTTTAGGAGTATTGGACAAGGACGGATTAAAACGGGCTGCTTACTTTGCCCCGCTGGTTGGAATGGAAAAAGCAGCATACTGGGTTTATCAGATTTCAAATACAGTATTCTTTGTCTATCTATTCTTCCTTAAGATTCGGTCTGATTCCGATTGGTTTTATACAGGCATTGCAGTATACGGGTTCGGTATATTGCTGTGCACTGCATCTGTATTGGCTTTCGCAAAACCTGCTGAAAATGGCATCAACAGGAACGGATTCTATCGGATTTCCCGAAACCCAATGTATGTTGCTTTTTTTGTCTACTTTTTAGGCTGTGTACTGCTTACCCGATCATTGCTTCTATTAGCCATACTCTTGGTATTCCAGTTCTCTGCCCATTGGATCATTCTGTCAGAAGAACGATGGTGCATCAAGAAATTTGGGGTTGCGTACAGAAATTATATGAGTAGAGTGAGACGCTACCTCTAA
- a CDS encoding DNA gyrase inhibitor has product MNENMKIETIYPCPIAYIRKTGAYGKGNIRAMEQLKQWARDGGLMNKKTVIFGIPQDNPQTTARENCRYDACIALPEEYPLVTGAIYDKQLPAGGNVQYGELSGGTYAVFTVSHTAEAVAQAWIDIFSLLSANGYLPDATRPILERYQAELVAQHLCEICVPVDSSTIIS; this is encoded by the coding sequence ATGAATGAAAACATGAAAATTGAAACAATTTACCCTTGCCCCATTGCTTATATCAGGAAAACCGGAGCGTATGGAAAAGGAAACATCCGCGCTATGGAACAACTGAAGCAATGGGCGAGGGACGGCGGTCTCATGAACAAAAAAACGGTGATTTTTGGGATACCACAGGATAATCCGCAAACAACAGCACGCGAAAATTGCCGTTATGATGCTTGCATTGCCCTTCCCGAGGAATATCCTCTGGTAACCGGGGCAATTTATGACAAACAGCTCCCGGCTGGCGGCAATGTCCAGTATGGAGAACTCTCCGGAGGTACGTATGCTGTTTTTACCGTGAGTCATACCGCAGAGGCGGTGGCACAGGCTTGGATCGATATCTTTTCCCTATTATCTGCTAACGGATATCTTCCTGACGCTACTCGCCCAATTTTGGAACGATATCAGGCTGAACTGGTTGCGCAGCATCTCTGCGAGATCTGCGTTCCAGTGGATTCATCAACCATTATATCTTGA